The Niallia alba genome includes a window with the following:
- a CDS encoding aldo/keto reductase has protein sequence MRTMKLGSSNLEVPVVAVGCMRINSLEKNEAERFVQTSLEQGANFFDHADIYGSGVCEEIFADAIHMSPSVREKIILQSKCGIRKGMFDFSKEHILDSVDGILKRLNTEYLDVLLLHRPDALVEPEEVAEAFDKLEQSGKVRHFGVSNQNPMQIQLLQKHVKQPLVANQLQLSITNANMISNGINVNMENDSAINRDGSILDFCRLHDITIQPWSPFQFGFFEGVFLGNEKFPELNKQMDEIADKYQVSNTTIAIAWLLRHPAKMQPVIGTMNIDRLIDCCNASDVHLTREEWYSIYRAAGNILP, from the coding sequence ATGAGAACAATGAAACTAGGTAGCAGTAATTTAGAAGTACCTGTAGTTGCAGTTGGTTGCATGCGTATTAACTCATTAGAAAAAAATGAAGCAGAACGATTTGTCCAAACTTCTTTAGAACAAGGGGCTAACTTCTTTGATCATGCAGATATTTATGGTAGTGGTGTTTGCGAAGAAATATTTGCAGATGCTATCCATATGTCTCCAAGTGTTCGTGAGAAGATTATCTTACAATCTAAATGTGGTATTCGTAAAGGCATGTTCGACTTTTCAAAAGAGCATATTTTAGATTCAGTAGATGGCATTCTAAAAAGACTAAACACCGAATACTTAGATGTTCTTCTATTACATCGTCCAGATGCATTAGTGGAACCTGAAGAAGTCGCAGAGGCTTTCGATAAACTTGAACAATCAGGAAAAGTGCGTCATTTTGGCGTTTCTAACCAAAATCCGATGCAAATTCAATTGTTGCAAAAGCATGTAAAACAGCCACTTGTTGCTAATCAATTACAATTAAGTATTACGAATGCAAATATGATTTCAAATGGGATTAATGTGAATATGGAAAATGACTCTGCTATTAACCGTGACGGCAGCATTTTAGACTTCTGTCGCTTACATGATATCACTATTCAGCCTTGGTCTCCGTTCCAATTTGGTTTCTTTGAAGGGGTCTTCCTTGGGAACGAAAAATTCCCTGAACTAAATAAACAAATGGATGAAATTGCAGACAAGTATCAAGTTAGCAATACAACGATTGCGATCGCTTGGTTATTGCGTCATCCTGCTAAAATGCAACCCGTTATTGGAACAATGAATATAGATCGCTTAATAGACTGCTGTAACGCAAGTGACGTTCATTTGACAAGGGAAGAGTGGTACAGCATTTACCGTGCAGCGGGCAATATTTTACCATAA
- the acsA gene encoding acetate--CoA ligase, with product MKLEAFPPVKGKHNLENYEELYQHFKWDQAEKDFSWHQTGKVNLAYEAIDRHAENYRANKVALHYFHPSRKETYTFKDLKKFSNKAGNVLKDVGKVNKGDRVFIFMPRSPELYFALLGAIKLGAIVGPLFEAFMEDAVKDRLHDSEAKVIITTPELVNRIPHTELPALETIFIVGENIQEDNKTKDFLHHFQTASTDLDIEWVDRKDGLILHYTSGSTGKPKGVLHVHNAMIQHYQTAKWVLDLQEDDVYWCTADPGWVTGTSYGIFGPWLTGSTNVVAGGRFSPDIWYKTIETFGVTVWYSAPTSFRMLMAAGAEVTEKYTLSSLRHILSVGEPLNPEVIRWGFDVFGHRIHDTWWMTETGAQLICNLPCMDIKLGSMGKPLPGIEAVILDDDGNILPPNQMGNLAIKKGWPSMMYTIWNNEEKFNSYFQHDQWYVSGDSAYLDEEGYFWFQGRVDDVIMTAGERVGPFEVESKLIEFPAVAEAGVIGKPDPIRGEIIKAFIALVDGYEKTDQLKEEIRLFVKTGLAAHAAPREIEFCEKLPKTRSGKIMRRVLKAWELGLPTGDLSTMED from the coding sequence ATGAAATTGGAAGCGTTTCCACCTGTTAAAGGCAAGCATAACCTTGAAAACTATGAGGAATTGTACCAACATTTCAAATGGGACCAAGCAGAAAAGGATTTTTCTTGGCATCAGACTGGAAAAGTTAATTTGGCCTATGAGGCAATTGACCGTCATGCTGAAAACTACCGCGCCAATAAAGTAGCCCTCCATTATTTTCATCCATCAAGAAAAGAAACTTACACATTTAAAGACTTAAAGAAATTCTCAAATAAAGCTGGGAATGTATTAAAGGATGTAGGAAAAGTGAACAAAGGGGATCGTGTGTTTATTTTCATGCCTCGTTCACCAGAGTTATATTTTGCTTTACTTGGAGCAATCAAATTAGGAGCTATTGTTGGTCCACTGTTTGAAGCCTTTATGGAAGATGCTGTAAAAGACCGCCTGCATGATAGTGAAGCAAAAGTAATCATTACAACACCTGAACTGGTAAATAGAATTCCACATACAGAATTGCCTGCTTTAGAAACTATTTTTATTGTAGGGGAAAACATACAAGAAGATAATAAAACAAAAGATTTCCTTCATCATTTTCAAACAGCCTCTACAGATTTAGACATAGAATGGGTCGATCGCAAAGATGGATTAATCCTACACTACACCTCTGGTTCAACTGGAAAACCAAAAGGTGTGCTTCATGTTCACAATGCTATGATTCAACATTACCAAACAGCAAAGTGGGTATTAGATTTACAAGAAGATGACGTATACTGGTGTACTGCTGATCCAGGTTGGGTTACAGGTACTTCTTACGGAATCTTTGGTCCATGGCTTACTGGCTCCACAAATGTTGTTGCAGGTGGCCGCTTTAGTCCTGATATATGGTATAAAACGATTGAAACCTTTGGAGTGACCGTTTGGTATAGTGCCCCTACCTCCTTTAGAATGCTGATGGCTGCTGGAGCGGAAGTAACAGAAAAATATACACTCTCTTCCTTGCGTCATATTCTAAGCGTAGGCGAACCGCTTAATCCTGAAGTAATTCGCTGGGGATTTGATGTATTTGGACATCGTATCCATGATACTTGGTGGATGACAGAAACCGGTGCTCAGCTAATATGTAATTTACCTTGTATGGACATTAAGTTAGGTTCCATGGGGAAACCACTTCCAGGGATTGAAGCAGTTATTTTAGATGATGATGGAAATATCCTTCCGCCTAATCAAATGGGGAATTTGGCCATTAAAAAAGGCTGGCCATCAATGATGTACACAATATGGAACAATGAAGAAAAATTTAATAGTTATTTCCAACATGATCAATGGTATGTGTCTGGAGATTCCGCTTATTTGGATGAAGAGGGTTATTTCTGGTTCCAAGGTCGAGTCGATGATGTTATTATGACCGCTGGTGAACGAGTTGGACCATTTGAGGTAGAAAGTAAACTAATCGAATTTCCTGCCGTAGCAGAAGCAGGTGTCATCGGAAAACCAGATCCTATTAGAGGCGAAATTATTAAAGCCTTTATTGCACTAGTTGATGGCTATGAAAAAACGGATCAATTAAAAGAAGAAATACGTTTATTTGTGAAAACAGGTTTGGCTGCTCATGCTGCCCCAAGAGAAATTGAATTCTGTGAAAAGCTTCCAAAAACACGGAGTGGAAAAATTATGAGACGTGTATTAAAAGCTTGGGAACTTGGACTCCCTACTGGAGACCTTTCTACAATGGAAGATTAA
- the mnhG gene encoding monovalent cation/H(+) antiporter subunit G, whose amino-acid sequence MNESNPIELIAVLLIFCGAIFCFLSSFGLIRLPDVYTRSHAASKGSTMGVLFTLVGTFFFFIIEGVFSIRLFLGIFFVFLTSPVASHVVVRSAYRSKVKLADVTVQDDLKVEMEKEGIKPLEVQPK is encoded by the coding sequence TTGAACGAAAGCAATCCGATTGAGCTAATAGCTGTTCTGTTAATTTTCTGCGGTGCAATCTTCTGTTTTCTTAGTTCCTTTGGGTTAATAAGGCTGCCTGATGTGTATACAAGGTCTCATGCTGCCTCAAAGGGATCAACGATGGGAGTGCTTTTTACACTGGTTGGTACATTTTTCTTTTTTATAATAGAAGGCGTTTTTAGTATCCGGCTATTTTTAGGAATATTCTTTGTTTTTCTAACTTCACCTGTCGCCTCACATGTAGTGGTTCGTTCAGCGTATCGTTCCAAGGTTAAGCTTGCGGATGTAACAGTACAGGACGATTTAAAGGTGGAAATGGAAAAGGAAGGAATCAAGCCGCTAGAAGTTCAGCCTAAGTAG
- a CDS encoding DUF3899 domain-containing protein, translated as MTFVLFLIFSSEYSFVLYINSVYYLTFFYLVIFLFMYIAKGGFLDGVTFSFRRFHHVILKSNDYLDEWKEKPLPSQKFNKGIYSILKFQAFMLLIYLLILLLTYYV; from the coding sequence ATGACGTTCGTTCTTTTTCTTATTTTTTCCTCAGAATATTCTTTTGTTCTTTATATTAATTCCGTCTATTATTTAACTTTCTTTTATCTCGTTATTTTTCTATTTATGTATATTGCAAAGGGAGGCTTCTTGGACGGTGTGACATTCAGTTTCCGAAGATTTCATCATGTTATTCTAAAAAGTAATGATTATTTGGACGAATGGAAGGAAAAACCTCTCCCTTCTCAAAAATTTAATAAAGGAATTTATTCTATCCTTAAATTTCAAGCTTTCATGCTACTAATTTATTTATTAATTTTACTACTGACTTACTATGTTTAA
- a CDS encoding peptide ABC transporter substrate-binding protein, translating into MKRKFTWLLSLTLVLSVFLAACSGGDDKASEGSDKPAENTDVEQVLNLINGDAIPSMDPSMATDEYGFQFLGATMEGLYRLGEDAKVEKGIAESHEVSTDGLTWTFKLREDAKWSNGDPVTANDFVYAWQRAVNPDTGSEYGPYMMGGVIKNATEISKGEKKLEELGVKADGDYTLVVELANPTPYFESLTTFGTFLPLNQKFVEEKGDAFATSSENLLANGPFVLENWESTAQKWNLAKNDTYWDAGTVKLEKINYVVVKDAQTMVDLYEKGEVDRASLSSDLVDQYSSDEDYTIKADNSVFYMKINQTRNEALANTNIRAAISRAFDKQALVDTILNNGSLVANGLIPAEFTPMPDGSGDFREVSGDLVTYDTAAAKEFWEKGLQELGVDSVEIEFLGGDTDVSKTMNEYLANQLQTNLPGLKVTLKQVPFEQRLDLDTKQDYDLQLSGWGPDYLDPYTFLSLWITDGGNNKMGYSNADYDKLLEETTTTLATDNEARYQNFLEAEKILFEDAAIAPVYQRAGAFLSSPKIQGLIENPFGPTYEYKWTSVGAAE; encoded by the coding sequence ATGAAGCGAAAATTTACTTGGCTGCTTTCACTGACGTTAGTGTTGAGTGTATTTTTAGCAGCATGTTCTGGTGGCGACGACAAAGCATCTGAAGGTTCAGATAAGCCAGCAGAAAATACAGATGTAGAACAAGTATTAAACTTAATTAACGGAGATGCGATTCCATCAATGGATCCATCAATGGCAACTGATGAATATGGTTTCCAATTCTTAGGTGCTACAATGGAAGGTCTTTATCGTTTAGGTGAAGATGCTAAAGTTGAAAAAGGTATTGCAGAATCTCATGAAGTATCTACAGACGGTTTAACTTGGACATTCAAGTTACGTGAAGATGCAAAATGGTCAAACGGAGATCCTGTAACTGCTAACGATTTCGTTTATGCTTGGCAACGTGCAGTAAACCCTGACACTGGTTCTGAGTACGGTCCATACATGATGGGCGGCGTAATCAAAAACGCTACTGAAATCAGCAAAGGCGAAAAGAAACTAGAAGAATTAGGAGTTAAAGCAGATGGCGACTACACATTAGTTGTTGAACTTGCTAATCCAACTCCATATTTCGAGTCTTTAACAACTTTCGGTACGTTCTTACCATTGAACCAAAAATTCGTTGAAGAAAAAGGCGATGCGTTCGCTACTAGCTCTGAAAATCTATTAGCTAACGGTCCATTCGTGTTAGAAAACTGGGAAAGTACTGCTCAAAAGTGGAATCTTGCTAAGAATGACACTTACTGGGATGCAGGTACAGTTAAGCTAGAAAAGATTAATTATGTTGTAGTTAAAGATGCTCAAACAATGGTTGACCTATATGAAAAAGGTGAAGTTGACCGTGCGAGCTTGTCTTCAGACTTAGTTGACCAATACTCTTCTGATGAAGATTATACAATTAAAGCAGACAACTCTGTATTCTATATGAAAATTAACCAAACAAGAAACGAAGCACTTGCAAACACAAATATTCGTGCTGCTATCAGCCGTGCGTTTGATAAACAAGCTTTAGTAGACACTATTTTAAATAATGGTTCTTTAGTTGCTAACGGTTTAATTCCAGCTGAATTCACTCCAATGCCAGATGGTAGTGGTGATTTCCGTGAAGTTAGTGGCGATCTTGTAACATATGATACTGCTGCTGCAAAAGAATTCTGGGAAAAAGGTCTACAAGAATTAGGTGTTGATTCCGTAGAAATCGAATTCTTAGGTGGAGATACAGATGTATCTAAAACGATGAATGAATACCTTGCTAACCAATTACAAACAAACCTACCAGGTTTAAAAGTAACTCTAAAACAAGTACCATTTGAGCAACGTTTAGATTTAGATACTAAGCAAGATTACGATCTACAATTATCTGGTTGGGGTCCTGACTACCTAGATCCATACACTTTCTTAAGCCTATGGATTACTGATGGTGGAAACAACAAAATGGGTTACTCTAATGCAGATTATGATAAGTTATTAGAGGAAACTACTACAACTTTAGCTACAGACAATGAAGCTCGTTACCAAAACTTCTTAGAAGCTGAAAAAATTCTATTTGAAGATGCAGCAATCGCTCCTGTATATCAACGTGCTGGCGCATTCCTATCATCTCCAAAAATTCAAGGCTTAATCGAAAATCCATTTGGACCAACTTATGAATACAAATGGACTAGTGTAGGAGCTGCAGAGTAA
- a CDS encoding Na(+)/H(+) antiporter subunit C: METLMSILVGILFSIGIYLILTKTLLRIILGTSILGHGVNLLIITMGGLNKGGPPLLGITDHTFADSLPQALLLTAIVINFATTALFLVLSYRAYKVLGTDDTDLLRGNEDE, encoded by the coding sequence ATGGAGACTTTAATGTCTATTCTTGTAGGAATATTATTCTCGATTGGAATTTATCTTATTTTAACAAAGACTTTATTACGAATAATTTTAGGAACATCAATTCTTGGTCACGGTGTAAATTTGCTTATTATTACAATGGGAGGGTTGAATAAAGGAGGTCCACCACTCTTAGGAATAACGGATCATACTTTTGCAGACTCATTACCACAAGCATTGCTGCTTACCGCCATTGTTATAAACTTTGCAACGACTGCTTTGTTTTTAGTATTGAGTTATCGAGCATATAAAGTACTTGGCACCGATGATACAGATCTACTGAGGGGTAATGAGGATGAATAA
- the queF gene encoding preQ(1) synthase, translating to MSGRKNEEGLQDLTLLGNQNTPYKSDYAPEVLESVDNLHSDRDYFVKFNCPEFTSLCPITGQPDFATMYISYIPNKKIVESKSLKLYLFSFRNHGDFHEDCVNIIMNDLIKLLDPRYIEVWGKFTPRGGISIDPWCNYGKPGTKFEEMATHRLMNHDMYPEKVDNR from the coding sequence ATGTCTGGAAGAAAGAACGAAGAAGGATTACAAGACTTAACTTTATTAGGAAACCAAAATACTCCATATAAAAGTGATTATGCACCAGAGGTATTAGAATCTGTAGATAATCTTCACTCTGATAGAGATTATTTTGTAAAATTTAATTGTCCGGAGTTTACTAGTCTTTGTCCAATAACAGGCCAGCCTGACTTTGCGACAATGTATATCTCTTATATACCAAATAAGAAGATAGTGGAAAGTAAATCTTTAAAATTATATTTATTTAGCTTCCGTAATCATGGTGATTTTCATGAAGATTGCGTCAATATTATTATGAATGATTTAATTAAACTATTGGATCCAAGATATATTGAGGTATGGGGTAAATTTACTCCACGGGGTGGAATTTCAATCGACCCATGGTGTAATTATGGAAAACCAGGAACGAAATTTGAAGAGATGGCGACACACCGTTTAATGAATCATGATATGTATCCTGAAAAAGTAGACAATCGATAA
- a CDS encoding Na+/H+ antiporter subunit D produces MNNIVILPIILPIVFAMIMVIFRDKVMLHRVLSLVAIGSVFVVTVILIGQIKHAGIQSVQLGGWEAPFGVSMVADMFAAILVLVTSIVSFCCLLYAFHSIGEQREKYYFYPLFLILVTGVNGSFFTGDIFNLFVCFEVMLVASYVLISLGGTRVQLRESIKYILINIISSFLFLVAIAYLYAITGTLNFAHLSVRIAEVGQDGLMTTVAILFLVVFSLKAGLFLFFWLPGSYSAPPTAISAIFAALLTKVGMYAIIRVFTLIFYHEVQITHLLIGILAAITMTLGAIGAVAYRDIYKVMTYNVVIGVGFILAGLATYTTVGLTGSIYYFIHDMVIKALIFLLGGTIIHLTGTSKLDDMNGLIRLHPQLGWMFFIAALSLSGIPPLSGFLGKIFITQGTFTAEYYWLGAFGLISSLFVLYSIMKVFMSVFWGYTDLTLEQEKGTTKGLMLPIALLTFLTIALGLGTEGIHQYVDTAVEGLMNPHYYIEAILGNGK; encoded by the coding sequence ATGAATAATATTGTAATATTGCCGATCATCCTTCCGATTGTATTTGCGATGATTATGGTAATTTTTAGAGACAAGGTCATGCTCCATCGTGTACTAAGCTTGGTAGCGATTGGTTCTGTGTTTGTGGTGACTGTCATTTTGATTGGGCAAATAAAGCATGCAGGAATTCAATCAGTCCAGTTGGGAGGATGGGAAGCACCATTTGGTGTAAGTATGGTTGCAGATATGTTTGCAGCTATTCTCGTTTTAGTTACTAGTATTGTAAGTTTCTGTTGTTTACTGTACGCATTTCATTCAATCGGAGAGCAAAGGGAAAAATATTATTTTTATCCGTTATTTTTGATTCTGGTAACGGGTGTAAATGGATCCTTTTTTACAGGGGATATATTTAACCTATTTGTTTGTTTTGAAGTGATGCTAGTTGCTTCCTATGTTTTAATTTCTTTAGGTGGAACAAGGGTTCAGTTAAGAGAATCGATTAAATATATTTTAATTAACATCATCTCTTCTTTTCTATTTCTTGTTGCAATTGCTTATTTATATGCGATTACAGGAACATTAAATTTTGCGCATTTATCCGTTCGTATTGCTGAAGTTGGTCAAGATGGATTAATGACAACTGTAGCCATTCTCTTTTTAGTGGTGTTTAGTCTAAAGGCTGGGCTATTTTTATTCTTCTGGCTTCCTGGATCTTATAGTGCACCACCGACAGCTATCTCTGCTATTTTTGCGGCTCTTTTAACAAAAGTCGGTATGTATGCGATTATCAGAGTCTTTACCTTGATTTTTTATCATGAAGTTCAAATCACTCATCTATTGATTGGTATACTCGCAGCTATTACAATGACGCTTGGTGCGATCGGAGCAGTTGCTTATCGAGATATCTATAAGGTTATGACCTATAATGTGGTCATTGGTGTTGGCTTTATTTTAGCGGGATTGGCGACTTACACGACAGTAGGGTTGACTGGTTCCATCTATTATTTCATTCACGATATGGTAATTAAAGCACTTATTTTCCTATTGGGGGGCACCATTATTCATCTTACTGGTACAAGTAAACTAGATGATATGAATGGATTGATTCGCTTGCATCCTCAATTAGGTTGGATGTTCTTTATTGCAGCATTGTCCTTATCTGGAATTCCCCCTTTAAGCGGTTTTCTGGGTAAAATATTTATTACACAAGGAACTTTTACTGCTGAATATTATTGGCTAGGTGCATTTGGACTGATAAGTAGTCTATTTGTTCTTTATTCCATAATGAAAGTATTTATGTCCGTGTTTTGGGGCTATACAGATTTAACGCTAGAACAAGAAAAAGGGACAACAAAGGGATTAATGCTACCTATTGCTCTGCTTACTTTCTTAACGATTGCTTTAGGATTAGGGACAGAAGGAATACATCAATATGTAGATACAGCAGTGGAAGGGTTAATGAATCCTCATTATTATATAGAAGCTATTTTGGGAAATGGAAAATAA
- a CDS encoding Na(+)/H(+) antiporter subunit B: MKKPNDIIIRSITKVAVVIILTFAINLFVSGHHFPGGGFIGGLTFAAAIILLFLTFDIESVRKNIPVDFKVLAGVGVLIAVLTGIGGMVLGEAFLTQAFGYFDLPIFGKTELATAVIFDIGVALAVIGTAITIIMTIGDDR, encoded by the coding sequence ATGAAGAAACCAAATGATATTATTATTCGAAGTATCACAAAGGTTGCTGTCGTGATTATTCTCACCTTCGCCATAAATCTTTTTGTCTCTGGGCATCATTTTCCAGGGGGCGGATTTATTGGTGGACTCACTTTTGCTGCTGCGATTATTTTGCTTTTTCTAACCTTTGATATAGAATCGGTGCGGAAGAATATTCCCGTAGATTTTAAAGTACTCGCAGGGGTTGGTGTATTAATCGCTGTCTTAACGGGTATTGGTGGAATGGTATTAGGTGAGGCATTTTTAACGCAAGCCTTTGGTTATTTTGATTTACCAATCTTCGGAAAAACAGAGCTAGCAACGGCTGTTATTTTTGATATTGGAGTTGCTTTAGCTGTTATTGGGACGGCTATAACCATTATTATGACGATTGGGGATGATCGATAA
- the amyS gene encoding alpha-amylase: MKGFIGKTSIIVIIIFLLFPLGSEKFASAASTNGTMMQYFEWYLPNDGNHWTRLQNDAANLANKGVTAVWIPPAYKGTSQNDVGYGAYDLYDLGEFNQKGTVRTKYGTKAQLKSAIAELHKKNINVYGDVVMNHKGGADFTENVTAVEVDPNNRNNETSGNYQISAWTGFNFPGRGNTYSPFKWSLYHFDGTDWDESRQLNRIYKFRGTGKAWDWEVSNEKGNYDYLMYADIDYDHPEVVSEMKSWGTWYAKELNLDGFRLDAVKHIKHDYLRDWVTHVRNQTGKEMFTVAEYWQNDIGTLNNYLAKTNYNQSVFDAPLHYNFHYASNSNGNYDMRNILKGTVMESNPRLAVTLVENHDSQPGQSLESVVSTWFKPLAYAFILTRAEGYPSVFYGDYYGTKGNSNYEIPSLKAQLDPILTARKDYAYGTQRDYIDHWDIIGWTREGDTAKAKSGLATLITDGPGGYKWMEVGKQNAGEVWYDITGNRKETVTINSDGWGQFYVNGGSLSIYIQK, from the coding sequence ATGAAAGGTTTTATAGGTAAAACGTCTATTATTGTAATTATTATTTTCTTGTTGTTTCCCTTAGGAAGTGAGAAGTTCGCATCAGCGGCTTCTACAAATGGAACGATGATGCAATATTTTGAATGGTATTTGCCGAATGATGGAAATCATTGGACAAGGCTTCAAAATGATGCGGCAAATCTAGCTAATAAAGGAGTAACTGCTGTCTGGATTCCTCCAGCATATAAGGGAACAAGTCAAAATGATGTGGGATATGGTGCATATGATTTATATGATTTAGGCGAGTTTAACCAAAAAGGAACAGTCAGGACGAAGTATGGCACAAAAGCTCAATTAAAATCAGCAATCGCAGAATTACATAAAAAAAATATAAATGTATATGGTGATGTAGTGATGAACCATAAAGGGGGTGCTGATTTTACGGAGAACGTAACTGCCGTTGAAGTAGATCCCAATAATAGAAATAATGAAACATCGGGCAACTATCAAATTTCTGCATGGACAGGCTTTAATTTTCCTGGCCGAGGTAATACTTACTCTCCGTTTAAATGGAGCTTGTATCATTTTGATGGGACAGATTGGGATGAGAGCAGACAACTAAACAGAATCTATAAATTTCGTGGAACAGGAAAGGCTTGGGATTGGGAAGTTTCCAATGAAAAAGGAAATTATGACTATTTAATGTATGCAGATATTGATTATGATCATCCAGAAGTAGTAAGTGAAATGAAAAGCTGGGGAACCTGGTATGCTAAAGAATTAAATTTAGATGGGTTCCGATTAGATGCGGTTAAACATATAAAGCATGATTACTTACGGGATTGGGTTACCCATGTAAGAAATCAAACAGGTAAAGAGATGTTTACTGTAGCGGAATATTGGCAAAATGATATTGGAACGCTAAATAATTATTTAGCAAAGACAAATTATAATCAGTCTGTTTTTGATGCACCCCTTCATTATAATTTTCATTATGCATCTAATAGTAATGGAAATTATGACATGAGGAATATTCTAAAAGGAACAGTAATGGAAAGCAATCCTAGACTGGCAGTTACCTTAGTTGAAAACCATGATTCCCAGCCAGGGCAATCTTTGGAATCTGTTGTAAGTACATGGTTTAAACCTTTAGCCTATGCTTTCATTCTTACAAGAGCAGAAGGATATCCATCTGTCTTTTATGGAGATTATTATGGAACGAAAGGGAATAGCAATTATGAGATTCCGTCATTAAAAGCACAGTTGGATCCAATTCTAACTGCCCGTAAAGATTATGCATATGGTACACAGCGTGACTATATTGACCATTGGGATATTATTGGTTGGACAAGAGAGGGAGATACTGCTAAAGCAAAATCTGGACTAGCCACCTTAATAACAGATGGTCCTGGAGGGTATAAGTGGATGGAAGTAGGAAAACAAAATGCCGGAGAAGTCTGGTACGATATAACGGGGAACAGAAAAGAAACAGTCACTATTAATAGTGATGGCTGGGGCCAATTCTATGTAAATGGAGGCTCACTTTCTATTTATATACAAAAATAA
- a CDS encoding Na+/H+ antiporter subunit E — protein sequence MPMQILINLLIGVVWMFLQDTWNVLTFFTGYLFGILVLFILRRYMPTKFYLETFIAVVKLFIVFIEQLFTSSVVVIRQITQPKLNISPGIFSLETELEGELEVSLLALLMNLTPGSVVVEVAPDNKKFFIHAMDITAQKESIFHSKEKFEKAIKRVTRYD from the coding sequence ATGCCCATGCAAATACTAATTAACTTGTTAATAGGTGTCGTATGGATGTTCTTGCAGGACACCTGGAATGTTTTAACCTTCTTTACAGGTTATTTATTTGGAATACTTGTTCTTTTCATTCTACGTCGATATATGCCTACTAAATTTTATTTAGAGACATTTATAGCTGTAGTTAAGCTATTTATTGTATTTATTGAGCAACTGTTTACTTCGAGTGTAGTCGTTATTCGTCAAATAACCCAACCAAAACTTAATATTTCCCCAGGAATATTTTCTTTGGAGACGGAATTGGAGGGGGAGTTAGAGGTATCTTTATTAGCTTTATTGATGAACTTAACCCCAGGATCGGTCGTTGTTGAGGTTGCACCTGATAATAAAAAGTTTTTTATCCATGCTATGGATATAACAGCTCAAAAAGAATCAATTTTTCATTCGAAAGAAAAATTTGAAAAAGCTATAAAGAGGGTGACACGGTATGATTGA
- a CDS encoding Na(+)/H(+) antiporter subunit F1, which yields MIDNLLVGSLILLILSILATVYRLVKGPSAPDRIQALDSLGINLIAGVAIFSVLLRNTGFFEVILLIGILSFIGTIAFARYIERGVVIERKQSD from the coding sequence ATGATTGATAACTTATTAGTTGGATCCTTAATTTTACTTATTTTGTCTATACTTGCAACAGTCTATCGGCTGGTCAAAGGACCATCTGCTCCTGACAGAATACAAGCACTAGATAGTTTAGGAATTAACTTAATTGCTGGAGTAGCTATATTTTCTGTCCTGCTTCGAAATACAGGTTTCTTTGAGGTAATTTTATTGATTGGGATTCTATCGTTTATTGGAACGATTGCTTTTGCCCGATACATTGAAAGAGGTGTGGTCATTGAACGAAAGCAATCCGATTGA